Proteins encoded together in one Lathyrus oleraceus cultivar Zhongwan6 chromosome 5, CAAS_Psat_ZW6_1.0, whole genome shotgun sequence window:
- the LOC127083179 gene encoding serine hydroxymethyltransferase 4 — MDPVSEWGNTPLVTVDPEIHDLIEKEKRRQCRGIELIASENFTSFAVIEALGSALTNKYSEGMPGNRYYGGNEFIDQIENLCRSRALEAFHLDAASWGVNVQPYSGSPANFAAYTAVLQPHDRIMGLDLPSGGHLTHGYYTSGGKKISATSIYFESLPYKVNSTTGFIDYDRLEEKALDFRPKLIICGGSAYPRDWDYARFRQVADKCGALLLCDMAHISGLVAAQEANNPFEFCDIVTTTTHKSLRGPRAGMIFYRKGPKPPKKGQPENAVYDFEDKINFAVFPSLQGGPHNHQIGALAVALKQATTPGFKAYAKQVKANAVALGNFLISKGYILVTGGTENHLVLWDLRPLGLTGNKVEKLCDLCNITVNKNAVFGDSSALAPGGVRIGAPAMTSRGLVEKDFEQIGEFLHRAVTLTLEIQKEYGKLLKDFNKGLVNNKAIEDLKADVEKFSASFDMPGFLVSELKYKD; from the exons ATGGATCCGGTTAGCGAGTGGGGAAACACGCCGTTAGTTACGGTAGACCCAGAAATCCACGATCTAATCGAAAAAGAGAAACGCCGTCAATGCCGCGGAATCGAACTCATAGCCTCCGAAAATTTCACCTCCTTCGCCGTCATCGAGGCTCTCGGAAGCGCCCTCACTAACAAATACTCCGAAGGAATGCCCGGTAACCGTTACTACGGCGGTAACGAGTTCATCGACCAGATCGAAAACCTCTGCCGCTCACGCGCTCTCGAGGCTTTCCACCTCGACGCCGCAAGTTGGGGCGTTAACGTTCAGCCTTACTCCGGTTCTCCGGCAAATTTTGCCGCCTACACGGCTGTGCTTCAGCCTCATGACCGTATCATGGGACTGGATCTGCCTTCCGGTGGACATTTGACTCATGGATACTATACTTCCGGTGGGAAGAAGATCTCGGCGACTTCGATCTACTTTGAGAGTTTGCCGTATAAGGTGAATTCGACTACGGGGTTTATTGATTACGATAGGTTGGAGGAGAAGGCTTTGGATTTTAGACCTAAGTTGATCATTTGTGGTGGTAGTGCTTACCCTAGAGATTGGGATTATGCGAGGTTTAGACAAGTTGCTGATAAGTGTGGTGCGCTTTTGCTTTGTGATATGGCTCACATCAGTGGCCTAGTTGCTGCTCAG GAAGCTAATAATCCCTTTGAGTTCTGTGACATTGTCACAACAACAACCCATAAGAGCTTAAGGGGTCCTAGGGCCGGAATGATCTTCTACCGGAAGGGACCTAAGCCACCAAAGAAGGGTCAGCCCGAGAATGCAGTTTATGATTTTGAAGACAAAATCAACTTTGCTGTTTTCCCCTCCCTTCAGGGTGGTCCTCACAACCACCAGATTGGTGCCCTTGCTGTTGCTTTGAAACAGGCCACAACACCCGGGTTCAAGGCATATGCCAAGCAAGTTAAGGCCAATGCAGTTGCACTTGGAAATTTCTTGATAAGCAAGGGATACATTCTTGTCACCGGAGGAACTGAAAATCATCTTGTCTTGTGGGATCTCCGTCCTCTTGGCTTGACCG GTAATAAGGTGGAAAAACTTTGTGACCTCTGTAACATTACTGTGAACAAGAATGCTGTTTTTGGCGATAGCAGTGCCTTGGCCCCTGGAGGAGTAAGGATTG GTGCCCCAGCTATGACTTCTAGGGGATTGGTTGAAAAGGACTTTGAGCAGATTGGTGAGTTTCTTCACCGTGCAGTAACTCTGACACTAGAGATTCAAAAGGAATATGGCAAACTTTTGAAGGATTTCAACAAGGGTTTGGTGAACAACAAAGCTATTGAAGACCTCAAAGCTGATGTTGAGAAGTTTTCAGCCTCATTTGATATGCCTGGGTTCCTAGTATCCGAGCTGAAGTACAAGGATTAA